The Cryptomeria japonica chromosome 6, Sugi_1.0, whole genome shotgun sequence genomic interval CGACTGGAATTTCAGTTCCGTGATGTTATCAGAGTCTTCTCTGAAATTGCTCCCAGTCGGAACGGAAACGAAAACTGCCGGAGGATCAGGCGGTGGGGTCAAAATCGGGTTCTTAGTGGGATCACTTGTGGCGGGATTGTTAGTGTCGTGGGATTAATAGTCGGATTAGTAGCCATTAGTATTTCAGAAACATAATGGTCGGTATGTAGGTCCCCTCCCTCAAGTTTTCTTTACTCTCCTTTTCTTTATCGTGCCTGTTTATGGTGGACATTTGGTAGCTTTCTGTGGTTCTCTTTTTCTGATCTTGCCTGAATAACACGTGTATGTTAGGTTTCGGTACCTTTCATAAAAATAATATTTGTGTTCATTCTTAAACCACGAGTCACAGTTTTTGTGTCACATTAAATGAGATATTTGTGAAATAAATACGACTTGAAGAGCTACATTTTCCACCATATGTTCTAAGATTATTGGATGAGCATTAAAAAAATCGTCAAATTTCTCATCATATGTTCTAAAATTATTAGATGAGCATTGTAAACATCTTCGAAAATTGTATGCAGTAGATTTGTATTTCTTGATCTGTCTTAAATTTCATCACAGTATTTAAGTATACAATATATGGATTGCAATCTTAATTACACGGGAGCTTGTATTTTTCTAATATAAAATATATGGATGGCAACTctaaatgtatatattttttataagaAACAAATGATTCTTTTATTAGGATAAATATAATAATTGATAATTGATGTAATTAATAttctatttaaattttttattgaattattttattatataaatttttttatttataaagttAATTTGTATTAGGTTTTTTTATTGATTCATTGTGATAATTTACTATCATTCTAATTATTTATCATAATTGCAATTTCTTTAATTTGCATGTCTAAATATagtatgattttcttttatttatttttgtgtgtAATTATTATGATTGTGCAGGATCAATTTACCTATCTACTAGTGAAACAATGAAATTGTATTCTAATAAGATTTATACTTGTGGCTATGTAAACTATTTCAATTTACTTATTTTGACTAATGTTTTCtatatgaaaataaatataatataccAATTTCAAAAAGTTGAACTTTTATATATGTATAGCATTTACAAGATATGACATTTATTAATAATTTACTAATATATAAAAATTCAATCATATATATGCAGAGGTCGCTATCATGGAGGTAGCTTTggttatattaaataaataaaactaggTTCTACATTTTCCCAAAGGGGAGATATTTGTATCATCATGCTCTTACTTGtttctattcaaaatgaagaggaGGCCCTTTTTAGCTCTTGCAATCATTCTTTCATTTTTATGGTGACAATGTAGGGTTATTTTGCATAAGTTTCCTAAAATTCTCAAAGTTATATTGCACTAAGCTTTTTTTTTATGTCATTGAAGACAAATTTCCTTGGTGTGCCATTCTCCTTGAGCTCCTCTTCATTGAAAATGAAACCATAAATAGTAAAAAGAGAGCTTTGCCACTTACTACCTCCTATTTCTTCTATAGGAAAATTTCTAATCAAGTGACCTTGTTGGTAGTGAAAATATACAAATTAGACTTACTCAAATAGACTAAAGGATGGTAAAACTCAAATCCAAAGTCAATTAACTTAATTCTCAAAAAGTTGATTGTtcaaatctatctcaacacaaaCCCTAGGATGCAACCTCAAATTGAAGAATTTATCAGAGTTATTCTTACACAAAATGACTTTTCCGAACTATGTAACTATTTGCTCCAGGAATAATTAGATTGCGAAGTTTAAAAAATGAAGCTCAACCCACATTGAATAATATTATTTGAAAATTTAACATCAACAAtacttttttttaaatatgaaagtGGTGtgaataattgatttattttaatttaattggcAATTTTGACAAACTTTCATGTTGCCAAATATGTGTGGGACATACTTCCAATTCCACCATTCTTTTGCTATGGGGCATTTTCTAGTTTACAAGAGTTAATTTAGAttaatgattttttggattttactCTGTTATatttttttccatcaatgtttcagatcatgcTTCACGATCTGTTATCATGATAAGAACTAGAATTTAGAGAACTGTAAAAATGATAGCAGATTAGATTGCCTAAAaggaagaaaggagaagaaaaaagACATGTTATTCAAAAGATCTAAGGGTGTAAAGTAAGGATGAGACATAGACAAGAAAGAAGgtaacaacaaaataaataaaattaatcattCTTTAACTGTATTGTACATTATATAATCTTATTTTCTTCATTGTAATTGCATTTTTTTAATACAACAAACCTATATTTGTACATGTACACATAGGATAATGAATTTTGTAAGTTTTGTAAGAAATTCAGAGTACCATTTAATTGTCTTTTACTTTTAATTGTATAGGTATATTCTGTGTGATCTCATCATATTCGGGCTTCGAAAAATCCGGGGTGTCACTGCCTTTGCACAGAGGATAATTATATTGAAAAGGATGTTAGGTAGGCATAAACAAAAAATTAGTGCATGTACAAGTAACTgactttcttggaatttcttcaaATTTACTTGGGGTATGATCTCTTGAAAGTTTCACGAATTCCAAGCTGCCAAATTTGAATGGTCCTCCTTTTGTGTCGTGGCATTTCCACATTACAAGAGTTAATCTCCAATTTCCGTGAGCCAGTCTGCGTAGCCATTGCCCACCCTTTGCATGCACTTTAAAGGCTGGGAGAATAGATCGTTAGATGTTGAAGATGACAATTATGTTGATAACGGGTCTTTGGGCTTTGATAAGCTTGTCTGGAGTTTTTATTTGCGGTGCACAGCAGTCCAACGGCAACAGCACTAATTTTCTCTTTGCAAACTTTAGCCACAACAATAGTCAGCAGCTCATATACATGGGGGACGCTTCCTTTTCGGCTCTGTATCATTGTATCGATCTCACACCGGATCCAAACGGCACAAGAAAAGTTTATTCTTCGAACGAAACCGCTGCAAACGTTGAGCACCACATCGGACGGGTTCTGTACCGCCGGCAGATCACAATGTGGCCGGCGAGTTTTACCACCATCTTCACCATACTTGTGAAAGACATCGCCTCAAATGGCGATGGCATGGCCTTCATCATCGTTCCAGATAACGATAGCTTTTTAGCAAAGAGCTATGGGGGATTCCTCGGCCTCTTCGACCACTCAACGGAGGGAAACAGGACCGGCCAGCTTGCCATCGAGCTCGACACGTTCCAGAACGAATTCGACCCGGACGACAATCATGTGGGCATCGACATCCAGAGCATCAAATCCAATGTAACAGCCAATATGGGAAACCACGGCATGGACATCAAAGCCGGGCGAGCAATAAAAGTGCGGGTCGACTACGATGGGTGGGCTAAATCCCTGCAAATCTATGCGCGCTATGCAGACAGTACTTCAGACTACTCGAGCCTTCTCAACAGCACGGTGGAGCTCGAAAAAATTGTTCCAAGATCGGCGTACCTGGGATTTTCTGCAACAACAGGGAAGTCATTAGAGATACACAGACTTCTCGATTGGAGTTTCAGTTCCGCGATGTTGCCGGAGTCTTCTCTGAATTTGTCACCGGTGGAAACGGGGTTAGGAACGCCGCGAAGATCGGGCGATGGGGTCAAAGTCCCCGTCTTGGTGGGCTCCATTACAGTCGGATTTGTTATGCTGGGGCTATTAGCCTGGTTCGTCGTTAGGAGAATGAAAAGAAAAAACCGGGCTACTTCAACTCTTGGGCAAGGAAACTTAATCGGAGAGCTTGCAAAGATCCAAAACGCGCCTCACAGAATCTCTTACAATGAACTAGCCGCCGGCACCAATAACTTCAACGAAGCAGAGCTTCTAGGAACCGGCGGGTTCGGAAGCGTGTACAGAGGAAACCTCAACGCCGGAGGCAACAAAAACGTGGCGTTTGTTGCGGTGAAGAGAATTTCGGCCGGGTCAAAACAGGGGGAAAGGGAGTTCATCTCAGAAATCATCACCATAGGTCGTCTCCGCCACCGGAACCTGGTGCAGCTTCAGGGCTGGTGCCACGAGTCTGATGAGCTTCTTCTGGTCTACGATTACATGCCCAACGGAAGCCTCGACAAATTTCTCTACGACAAAAACAGGGGCCCGCCCTTGAATTGGCCGCGGCGCCAAAGGATTTTATGTGGCCTGGCCTCGGCTCTACTATACCTGCACGAAGAATGGGAGCAGAGAGTCATTCACCGAGACGTGAAGCCAAGCAATGTGATGCTTGACGGGGAATTCAATGCTCGCCTGGGGGACTTCGGTCTGGCCCGGCTCATCGAGCACGACGATAATAGTCCGGCTGTGATGACCCGGCTGGCGGGTACGCCCGGGTACGTTGCGCCCGAGTGCGGATACACGGGCAAGGCTACGGCAGAATCAGATGTGTTCAGTTTTGGGATCGTGCTGTTGGAGGTGGCCACGGGTAGGCGGGTGGTAGAGCGCAAGTCTCCTTTGGCTGAAGGGAATTTGGTGGACTGGGTTTGGGGACTGTACAGCAAGGATAGTGTTTTGGAGTGTGTGGATCCCAAATTGGATGAGTCTGATTATGATGCAGAGGAGATACGAAGGGTTTTGATCTTGGGTTTAGCGTGCTCGCATCCTGATCCACAGTTGCGTCCTTCTATGAGACAAGCCATTCAAGTGCTGATGAACCCAAATGAAGAGCTGCCGCAGCTGCCTTCCAGTAGGCCACTAGCGATCTATGTTGTTTTGCCACCGGTTGGAGCTGTGTTTTCTCAGTCCACCATGTGTGGAGGTGCCGCATCGTATGGTCTCATGGGTGAGAGTAGCAGGGGATCCATTACAGCTTCCATACAACATCATGGCAGATAGAGTACAATCTCATGTTTTGTCATACTTTGTTGCTACTCTCTTTTCATTATTTGTCATGTCTGTGTATGTGGAACATTATCTTCTTTGTTTCTAGCGTGTTACGAATTGTCTTAGTACCTACTTTGTGTTTTATATTGGATTTGTATTGTGGTGAGTCACATAGATTGATGTATTCAAATGAATAATTGAGCcagtttttttttaatgtataacaaaacaaaacaattttgatatcaaatctatttttttaaagtataatgTATAAGTATGTTATTTAATGCGATATACCTTATATATGTGTATGTGATTAGAAGTGataaatttgaaaatgataaaaaaaaatagatagtGGTAGTTGAATTTAGTGttcatttttgtgtttttttgtttttaatttggtGGAGTAATAGTACATGTATAGATGATCATAAACGTAGATAAAGTGATTGAACTTATAGAcgattgtttgttttgtttgtttcaCTTTTGGTGTGTTGAGGTGAGGTAAGAATAAATGTAAAAGTGATGCATGTCTTGATTGGATGACATTTGGATTTCATAAGAAGAACTATGTTTGTGAGTTAATTCTTTTGCAAAAGGTTATATTTTAAATATTCCTACAATGAACATCTTAAATTAGTAAATAATCTAGTATTATATTTTATAATGTAagatttttaaagaaaataaaattgtatgTGATATGGGATTGGGTGTAGTCATGGCGTAGTTTCGTTTCCCTACGGTAGCTAGGGTTTCAAAGAACTtgcatgttttgagtgcttttttgTAGTGTAGGAATCAGGTCAATGGATCTTCTCTACCTAGGATGGGCAGCCATCCTTTGCTAATGCAGTTTTGTTTGCCCAGAGGGAAAAGCATGGGGGTGGTATTTTTCTCTATTCTGCACCACTCAATGATGGGAGAGGGACAATTCCTTCATGGGGTAATGTGCAAAGGCAGGAATGATGTATGCAATAGGCAAAGGGTGTGCATTGGAGTAGATTGAATGTTAGAACGAAATTGTTTGAACACCACATGAAGACTAGGTTAGATTGGTGTGGGGGGAGAGAGGAAAAAGGACAAACAAACAAAGGGTGGAGTCAAGCGATTTTTAGGGAGGAAGGTTGTACTAAATATTGCTCTAAGAATGATAGTTTGGATATGACAAGCTAGAACGTTTCTTCTACAATGGTAATTTTAGGTGAGGAGATGGAGAATGAATGAGTGAAAATGAAAGGCATTTTATAGAGCTAGATCTAATATGAAGATTCAGAGGATCATGTCCAAGTCTTAGTGACTTAAATAAATGGCTTCCAAAAATCTGGGGCCCTATTTTGAATGGAGATGTGAAAATTTATCTCGGTGCATGGGGCTTATTCGTGGTAGTTTTTGATAATGCTTAGGATAGAAATTTGATTCTATATGACTATGAGAAGAGCTAAGAGGATTGGTATCATTTGATGCTCAAACCATGGTACCTGGATTTCAACCCAACCACTGAATCCTTTAATAATATTTTAATCTAGGTAAGACCCCCGATCTCCCTCCACAATACTAGTTTGGTTCTTTCTTTATTATTGTTGGTTGTTCTTTGGGTATAttcctagtagttgatgaggattCTTCAAGTTTCCTCCACACTACATATGTCCATATTTTGGTAGAAATTGACTCATTTAAAGATTTCCTAGTGAGGTCTTGTTGAGATCAGCTAAAGGATGTTGGATTCAACCTTTGGATTATGAAGGGGTCCCATTTTAGTGTTGAAGATGCTTTAAAACATGACATGTTGCTTCTATTTGTTATAAACAAATATCTGAAAAAATGGACATCATAGTGGCAAGGATAATGGCATTGTCTAGATGTCGCGAACCCCCTAAGTGGATGGGTTTGATTTCAGACAAGGAGAATGACACTGTTGTAATAGAGAGGGAGAAACTTGATAGACTTGAAATGTCAAGGTATTCAGAGAAACAAGAAAAACTATTGATCCAAGATAGTGTTGATGAGATGCAACATACTATTTTGAAGGAgcctatggatgataaggatctAGAGAAGGGATGGGTTATTGAGAAGGGGAGGAGGgataaaaaaatatagaaagatGGCTCTTGCACCATGTTTCTTTATTCACATTCCAAAGTAAACTGTAAACATGAAGATGTAATGTCTAGACCTGTTAATGGGTCTCAATATGTTGTTGGTGTGTGATTTGGGGAGGTGGCTCCCTATCTGTAGCCCCAATTGGTTTAGGCTAGTTCAAAATATccgattttaattaaaaaataaaatctctATTACAGATAAAAAAATTGCATGTGATGAACTAGAAATTTTAATGCAAACATGACATAAAATTTAGAATCTACCTATGTATTTTATTTGTTATATTCTCTaatgataatgaatttttttttattgatggtAAGTAAGGGGTTTTTAAAGGGCCCCAACCCTTTTATAAAAGTGTCAATTAAAAGTTAAACAACCAAACAATATAGCTACATCAAATCTACTAAGAAGGAACTACATAATACCATAAATAGATCTACCAATACGTGCACCCTTAACCCAAGTTGTGACATATAAACATGTTTTGGGAGACTTTTATTCCTTCTTTGAACCACTATCCATAATAAACCATCATATAAATCTACAAAATCAAGAAAGGGAGAAGGAGAAACCCTCAAATTATTATGACCTTGGAGGAACATGTGAGAAGGGGATCATTAAAATAGGTAGATAGAACATCAAATGGAAATCTGAACATCAAATAGAGGAGGTCCAATAACAACACACTTTAGAATAGGACAGGATGCTAAAATATGAGATTTAGGCAACATATGTGGATGAGGGACTGTTTCCCATCAGCAATAGAAGGCTTAGGAACGTTTGAATGAGATGATATAATGTTTGTGAAGAGTATCCTTTCACCAAGAGGAAAATGTCAAAGACCTTAAGTTGTGTGCAATTAGAAACCAAATGACTCATCATAAAGAATTACTTTCAATGGAAGTGAATACCTTCATCATCCAAATATTTTTTTAAGTATGCTCCAAAACTTATAAAACAAGTTACTTCATTAGGagaggattatattaatccaattcAACCAAAACTTTGTGATGAAATTGTTGTggtgttgtaaattgtatccctttacaTTTTCACATTCTATTGTGGCCCCTACTTTAGTGTACTTTCTCTTAGATCAGTTAAAGCCTATTTGGGCCCTATCCTACCTTGTAATTTAATTGTTAAACTTGCAACTTGATTATCATCATATGCTAATTTCAAGGCTAGGTCCTATCTTTTGGATATAAACATACTACCACcccttttttcattttatttttaaatggactAGGGAaccctgttggcaattgacactcattcagttTAGTGGTgttttcattgttggcaacactgttaggattcccaaagatactgagagggtggggggggggggctgaatgaATATCTGACCAGTtagaagattttcttaacttataacatgaaaagcatattagaaTTGTGTACCggcaaaccaaaaataatgcagcaaacaagaatagcaaccacaacataagagacacaccataacacaatattttaacaaggaaacccggtgtgggaaaaaccttggtaggatttgtgacccacaatattcacttactggccaataagagaatattattgcttacaataggggcctgcacatgcaggaaggccaagtgcctagagctcactgctcatttacaaagaagtcacactgacttacaaaatggattatacaaatccaatgtcttgtactgcttcagattagcatctactatgccagattcagtaccagtttaagttctgctacatacataaacccttatccaataattcacatattatgtCTGCTATCATCTCTCCATCAATcgcctattaaatgatctacaatgatatcggTCCTGCTGCACGGACGTACAGCCTCAGCTAGAACGCTTTCCAAGGTACCTTGCTCTGAGTGAATCAGACGggatatttaatttatattaatatatttcttatttttttacatacatataaataggttaataatagtttatttttaactgaaatatttttaactaagttatacatatttaagttaaaaaatattatcaaatttactaaaactaaaaataaaagtaattaacTAAGTTTCTTAGTTAAAAATATTATAGTAAAGTAATTAAGTTACACGTATccaagttaaaaaatatcaaaattttttattaaaagtaaaaataaaaataactaagttacttagttaaaaatattaacttacacatatttttgatattttttcatttaaaataaaagtaaaaatatgtgtaattaagtaaaaatatgtgtaactgatgctctgcaaaaaggattagaaaatctgtttgatggcaacacacacaagagcacaagaaacaaacgttagtgttagcaacaaaagattatcctaaacaggcatatcaagagagatattaagcatgaaatagaaagcatataaacatagaataaaatagctaatcaagatgctcatagttgctcctctcctctccaagtcccaaatgagtgtagctctcagcttttagcactagccatggatgccatatggagattcaagatggttgaatatgataagcaaatgctatgcaagtgtagatagtgatgctatgaaaaagctctatgctaatgccagtataacaacaatactctaatgcttcctctttgcttgaggagaagggttctatttatagaagaaatggg includes:
- the LOC131073020 gene encoding L-type lectin-domain containing receptor kinase IX.1-like, with protein sequence MLKMTIMLITGLWALISLSGVFICGAQQSNGNSTNFLFANFSHNNSQQLIYMGDASFSALYHCIDLTPDPNGTRKVYSSNETAANVEHHIGRVLYRRQITMWPASFTTIFTILVKDIASNGDGMAFIIVPDNDSFLAKSYGGFLGLFDHSTEGNRTGQLAIELDTFQNEFDPDDNHVGIDIQSIKSNVTANMGNHGMDIKAGRAIKVRVDYDGWAKSLQIYARYADSTSDYSSLLNSTVELEKIVPRSAYLGFSATTGKSLEIHRLLDWSFSSAMLPESSLNLSPVETGLGTPRRSGDGVKVPVLVGSITVGFVMLGLLAWFVVRRMKRKNRATSTLGQGNLIGELAKIQNAPHRISYNELAAGTNNFNEAELLGTGGFGSVYRGNLNAGGNKNVAFVAVKRISAGSKQGEREFISEIITIGRLRHRNLVQLQGWCHESDELLLVYDYMPNGSLDKFLYDKNRGPPLNWPRRQRILCGLASALLYLHEEWEQRVIHRDVKPSNVMLDGEFNARLGDFGLARLIEHDDNSPAVMTRLAGTPGYVAPECGYTGKATAESDVFSFGIVLLEVATGRRVVERKSPLAEGNLVDWVWGLYSKDSVLECVDPKLDESDYDAEEIRRVLILGLACSHPDPQLRPSMRQAIQVLMNPNEELPQLPSSRPLAIYVVLPPVGAVFSQSTMCGGAASYGLMGESSRGSITASIQHHGR